CATAGCGGGCTTCGCGAACAAGTTCTTTGTCTCCTACGATGCTTTTGCCGATCACGCGAATCGTGCCGCACCAGTTGGCAGCTTGATCGTTCGCCGAGAAGACCAACTTCGCGCGGTTTACTTCACCCCCGAGCAGAGCGCCGGTGCATGTCACGCCGGCAGGCAAACCCTCGACGGATAGCTGCACTTCACCTTGGAAATCATCGCGACGTTGCAGCACGACATCTACCGACGAGTTGCTGCCGCGATATAGCGCAAGTGCGCCAGATGGAATCTGATTATTGTTCTGCTTCCGTCCAGCTTCAGGTGGATCATTCTCGACCAGCAAGCGAAAATCGGGAGCCAGGGGACGCATAGCCAGTCGATAAACGTTGCCCGGATTGGCCACACCTTCGCCAAACTGATCGCGCACAAGTACGCGATAGGTGCCATCTTCGGGAACCAAGAATCGGAGCGATGGGTCGTCGCTTGTCGAATCGAAATCGCTACCAATCCGCTGCTGACGCTCCTGCGAATCATCCACCTGCATCAAGTCGTTAACTTTCTCGACACCTGCCTCGTCCTTGGTGATTCGGAAAAAAGAAATCGCGGGATCACTCTCGAGACCTGCTTGATTCGAGATCACTTCGATCCAGTAGATATCACCCTTTTTGGCGTCGAATTGATACCAGTCGACATCTCCTTCAGGATAAAACTGACCAGCGATATCCACGGGAAGGGTGACGACTTGCGCATCGGTTGTTTTGTCACTCGCTTGTTGTTCGAGCACGACCGGAGCAGTTGCGAACTGCAGGGGAATGCCAACCGTGGCACTGCCGAAGTTGTGCTTGTGCTCGAACGTGTCGAGCCATGCACCACGCGTTGGTGCTTGCTGGCAAACCACATGAGCAGCACCATCGCCAGGAATCCCAATGTTCAGTTGCACCTTTTCGAGCGGAACACCATCGATCTTCATACCGTCGGCAGGTTGGCTGCCAGGAAGGTTGCGACCGTAAATCCAGTAAGCACCACTGGAACCAGGAACACCTGCGGGTGGAAACACGAAATCGATGATCGGCGAACTGCTGACCGACAAGCGATAGAAATAGTCGGGACCGCCACCAAAAATCGAATCGTTCAGCTTGATGAGGAAGTCGCCGGTGGTCGGCGCGGTGAAAACAAGCTGCGCATCTCGCGCAACATTAGCGCGCGCTCGCGCGAGTTGTTTACCATCGCTGCTAAGAACCGCCACCAGCGGACTCAGCCGCGAATCGATACGGTCGGCCGTGACGTCGATCGTCACTTTCTCCCCTTGCTTTAGCGAGAGTTTAAAAAAGTCGCTGTTCGAGGCGTCGACCCGTCCGCTGAAGACCTGCCCCAGCGTCATGGCGACTGCATTCTCGATGGCCGAGTTCGCGGCAGCTTCAACTACTTCCTCTTGACCACTCACCACAAAACGTCGTGCGCTAGAGAGACCAAAACGACCGAACGCGCGCACTTCGTATACGCCAGCAGGGACATCCCCCGCGATCTGCAGGGTGTAGACATTCGCAATCGGCTTAGCCGTCGGCTCGAACTCGGTGGGGGCCGACATTTTGGGGGTCGCCGCGATGCCGGGATGCGAAAACACCAGCTGCGTAATATCGTCGAGATCAGTTCCAGCGAGCGTCACCTCGACCGTGGTTCCCTGGCGTCCCCCGGGCGGAAAGATGCTGGCGAGTTGAGGCCGTGGCATTTGTGCCACTGCGACGGAAGCCATCGCCAAAACCATAGCGAGCGGGCTTACGGCACGCTTCATGGCAGCAGCGAGCAGGGCGAAAAAAGCTGGCATCAGGAGACTCCTGAGTGATCGATAAATCGCGGGGGGAAAGGGCGGGAGAGCAGACAACAGGGGATGCTGTCACTCGGCGAATCTCGAGGCGAGCATCCGGTTGGATGGTACGCCAGAATTCGTAACAGGCAGGAAGGAGACCGCTTTTCCAACGACCAAGTTTA
This window of the Pirellula staleyi DSM 6068 genome carries:
- a CDS encoding pre-peptidase C-terminal domain-containing protein, which gives rise to MPAFFALLAAAMKRAVSPLAMVLAMASVAVAQMPRPQLASIFPPGGRQGTTVEVTLAGTDLDDITQLVFSHPGIAATPKMSAPTEFEPTAKPIANVYTLQIAGDVPAGVYEVRAFGRFGLSSARRFVVSGQEEVVEAAANSAIENAVAMTLGQVFSGRVDASNSDFFKLSLKQGEKVTIDVTADRIDSRLSPLVAVLSSDGKQLARARANVARDAQLVFTAPTTGDFLIKLNDSIFGGGPDYFYRLSVSSSPIIDFVFPPAGVPGSSGAYWIYGRNLPGSQPADGMKIDGVPLEKVQLNIGIPGDGAAHVVCQQAPTRGAWLDTFEHKHNFGSATVGIPLQFATAPVVLEQQASDKTTDAQVVTLPVDIAGQFYPEGDVDWYQFDAKKGDIYWIEVISNQAGLESDPAISFFRITKDEAGVEKVNDLMQVDDSQERQQRIGSDFDSTSDDPSLRFLVPEDGTYRVLVRDQFGEGVANPGNVYRLAMRPLAPDFRLLVENDPPEAGRKQNNNQIPSGALALYRGSNSSVDVVLQRRDDFQGEVQLSVEGLPAGVTCTGALLGGEVNRAKLVFSANDQAANWCGTIRVIGKSIVGDKELVREARYAQVTWGTPNRQQQPGKFRLTPHFYLAVAEKDTLPVQVTAGEDKVWETSLGGKLSIPVSVLRRGEFKDELKLQADGLPDQIKPKEVAIGGGAGDGKLEIELTQNNIKPGTYTFYLSTEAKRKYGRNVEAVTAAEAEQKQAEMTVATFTEKQKTATTAKDEATKKAAEAEAALKTSQQNATNAANEAKKQADALKAANDKLTQAKDAASKDAANQALVDAANAAQKVVDDLTAVVKTADETKATADKAVVDATAARDAANTAKTESEAAAKLAMDQLAQANQLKQAADKRLTDTRNANQMKDVNFMVVSSPIKLRIVPTPLTITPAAEVAVKQKEKSELTIKLDRKYEFADAVELSIELPPGVQGIQAPKVNVPQGGAEGKLEIMAGDNATVGEHLVTIRAKGKFNNVDIGATTQVKIKVEAAPAAQ